In a single window of the Acidobacteriota bacterium genome:
- the prfB gene encoding peptide chain release factor 2, whose translation MVPTLWNSPTYEKNSTRSKTKLPNLGGFFDAPGKQTQLDELEQQISAAGFWDDQTTAQKVVRQRSLIEKQLELQKGFETGVSDAEVLFEFAETDDDSAKELEQLIKRLDAEVAAAEVQSLLSGETDANNAICSLQAGAGGTDAQDFCQMLLRMYLRWAERKGFSVEILDEQPGAEAGLKSATFRVEGDYAYGLLAAEAGVHRLVRISPFNSGGSRETSFASMFVSPEIDENIDVKIEDKDLRIDTYRSSGAGGQHVNVTDSAVRITHLPTNIVVTCQNQRSQIQNRAVAMQVLRSKLYEIELEKRREGAAELEAGKMDISFGSQIRNYVLHPYRLVKDTRTKHETSDVDAVLDGAIDEFIQEFLLFKKGSSH comes from the coding sequence GTGGTTCCGACGTTATGGAACTCACCGACCTACGAGAAAAATTCGACGCGATCAAAGACAAAGTTGCCCAACTTGGGAGGTTTCTTTGACGCGCCTGGCAAACAAACTCAACTAGACGAACTGGAACAGCAGATATCCGCCGCGGGATTTTGGGACGATCAGACGACGGCTCAAAAGGTCGTCCGGCAGCGTTCGCTGATCGAAAAGCAGCTTGAACTGCAGAAAGGATTCGAAACGGGCGTTTCGGACGCCGAAGTTCTTTTCGAATTTGCAGAAACCGACGATGATTCGGCAAAAGAACTCGAACAACTGATCAAAAGGCTCGATGCCGAGGTCGCTGCCGCCGAGGTACAGTCGCTGCTTTCGGGCGAGACGGACGCAAACAATGCCATCTGCTCGCTTCAGGCCGGTGCGGGCGGCACGGACGCGCAGGATTTCTGCCAGATGCTGCTTAGGATGTATCTCCGCTGGGCCGAGCGGAAAGGCTTTTCGGTCGAGATATTGGATGAGCAGCCCGGAGCGGAAGCGGGCCTGAAATCTGCGACGTTCCGCGTCGAGGGTGATTATGCATACGGACTGCTCGCTGCCGAGGCCGGCGTGCATCGCTTAGTTCGGATCTCGCCTTTCAATTCCGGCGGCAGCCGTGAAACCTCGTTCGCGTCGATGTTTGTCTCGCCCGAGATCGACGAGAATATAGACGTAAAGATCGAAGACAAAGACCTTCGCATCGATACTTATCGTTCGAGCGGTGCGGGCGGCCAGCACGTGAACGTGACGGATTCTGCGGTAAGAATTACGCATTTACCGACGAATATTGTGGTAACTTGTCAAAATCAGCGGTCGCAGATACAGAATCGCGCCGTTGCGATGCAGGTGCTGCGCTCGAAACTTTACGAGATCGAGCTCGAAAAACGCCGCGAAGGAGCCGCTGAACTCGAGGCCGGCAAGATGGACATATCGTTCGGCTCCCAGATACGCAACTACGTCTTGCATCCTTATCGTTTGGTAAAAGACACGAGAACGAAACACGAGACCAGCGATGTTGACGCGGTTCTGGACGGAGCCATCGACGAGTTCATTCAGGAATTTTTGTTGTTCAAGAAGGGCTCGTCACATTAA
- a CDS encoding nuclear transport factor 2 family protein has translation MRKLFAAMMAGALAISFTACEQAANKPANTTNTNANAAKPAAAAPTAASLLEQEKKAHAAWLSGDTAWFTENLSDKFVSYHNGQRFAKLDEVKMVADAKCEGKDTKLDEEQLVKINDDTYAIVYRSSTDAECTVGGQKMKVPSPTRAATIWVREGDKWKGAFHSETPIIDPKNPPAAPAKTEAKKEEPKKDEPAKDAELAKKEEMNKPQPSANTDALTKAHNGGWEAWRTKDAKWFNDTLTASAAYVDAFGVLHSGKDALVKLWIETDAANCEGITKTSFSESMASAWSPTVEVLTGKGSADGKCGGQPNGPLYQTAVYVKEGDAWKLAFMMSQRPM, from the coding sequence ATGAGAAAATTATTTGCAGCAATGATGGCGGGCGCTCTCGCCATCTCGTTCACGGCGTGCGAACAGGCCGCCAACAAACCCGCGAATACTACCAACACCAATGCGAATGCCGCCAAGCCGGCCGCTGCGGCACCGACCGCAGCTTCTTTGCTTGAACAGGAAAAGAAAGCTCACGCCGCATGGTTGTCCGGTGACACCGCGTGGTTCACTGAGAATCTCTCGGACAAGTTCGTCTCCTATCACAACGGCCAGCGGTTCGCGAAATTGGACGAGGTCAAGATGGTCGCCGACGCGAAATGCGAGGGCAAGGACACCAAACTTGACGAAGAGCAGCTCGTAAAGATCAATGACGACACCTATGCGATCGTCTACCGCAGCTCCACCGATGCTGAATGCACGGTGGGCGGGCAGAAAATGAAGGTGCCTAGTCCGACGCGTGCTGCGACCATCTGGGTCCGCGAAGGCGACAAGTGGAAAGGAGCTTTCCACAGCGAAACTCCGATCATCGACCCGAAGAATCCGCCCGCAGCACCGGCAAAGACCGAAGCTAAGAAAGAAGAGCCTAAGAAGGACGAACCCGCAAAGGATGCCGAACTCGCAAAGAAAGAAGAGATGAACAAACCGCAGCCGAGCGCCAACACCGATGCCCTGACCAAAGCCCACAATGGCGGCTGGGAAGCCTGGCGAACAAAAGATGCGAAATGGTTCAACGATACACTGACGGCAAGCGCGGCTTACGTTGACGCTTTCGGCGTACTCCATTCCGGCAAAGACGCTCTCGTAAAACTGTGGATCGAGACCGACGCGGCGAATTGCGAAGGTATAACCAAAACTTCGTTCAGCGAATCAATGGCTTCGGCCTGGTCACCGACCGTCGAGGTCCTCACCGGTAAAGGTTCCGCGGACGGCAAATGCGGCGGACAGCCGAACGGCCCGCTTTACCAGACCGCGGTCTATGTAAAAGAAGGCGACGCCTGGAAACTCGCGTTCATGATGTCGCAGAGGCCGATGTAA
- a CDS encoding ComEC/Rec2 family competence protein, protein MSAAPQTKNAAMWSFAAFVFGITSAKFAFHDLTIWLVAAVILALAAFALRKTRAFGMIFLAVFAAAGGAAYSWELSSVTPERIRYIYDIGRIESGEPVEIEGVLNAGPEPRCDGIEFPVRVEKLIYKGVEMPAAGVVRLFLTTEPLPGKDPPEQLERPLIYGSRIRVALTLIRDDGYLNPGITPRREILDSQGIDAVGSVKSALLIEHLADESVFLPLAWGYAARTAMIDEYRRSLSPEAAGIMSAMTLGDKYLLDKRTADVFREGGTFHILVISGLHITFIGGLLMLIVRRLSRNRWFHFFAVSSGLCIYAVAVGSDPPVVRAALMFTVILFGYAIYRTGSMLNTLGFCALLIAAWRPSDIFNASFQLTFVSIAAIAGIGWPLVKMCREIGEWMPTMNRPFPPNVPRRIVRFCEALYWNPAAWQISQSKQTWKAKILKPEKAGLFGSELLQKFARYAFEAAVISATVQAAMLPLMIVYFNRVSVAGVLLNLWVAPLAAAAGVTAFVGAAIAQFSDLLAMPFCLLTELASAVMLSLPRFVTENSWASFRLPAFSGKSTIIYAAYFAAFVAIAWLISKLRPFDIKKAPTGKYLLAASAAAAFFGVVSIIGPFPTHDGTLRVDFIDVGQGDATLVTFPDGSTLLVDGGGQLDIRSMRRQEDEAAEFVPDRMGIGEAVVSNVLRHRGLRRIDAVAATHADADHTQGLGDVLKNFAVGALWIGPGVEYEPEIAALTELAAKRGVPAVIMHRGMRFAAAGAAVEVLHPAVDAAARNNDNSLVLRLTFGGRGILLTGDIERGGESALTANGLSNVDVVKVPHHGSRTSSTSEFIDAVNARYAVVSAGRRSQFGHPHPDVVERWRTAGAQVLSTQGRGMITFRTDGREVWVESLR, encoded by the coding sequence ATGTCCGCCGCTCCGCAAACAAAAAACGCCGCGATGTGGTCATTCGCGGCATTCGTATTTGGAATAACGTCGGCAAAATTCGCCTTTCACGACCTGACAATATGGCTTGTCGCGGCGGTGATATTAGCTCTTGCCGCCTTTGCATTAAGGAAGACGCGTGCATTTGGAATGATCTTTTTGGCGGTGTTCGCCGCAGCAGGTGGTGCGGCTTATAGTTGGGAACTCAGCTCCGTCACTCCTGAACGGATCCGCTATATCTATGACATCGGCCGTATCGAATCAGGCGAACCAGTGGAGATCGAAGGCGTTCTGAACGCAGGGCCTGAGCCGCGTTGTGACGGTATCGAATTTCCCGTTCGTGTTGAAAAGCTGATCTACAAAGGCGTAGAAATGCCCGCCGCCGGCGTTGTTCGCTTGTTCCTGACAACAGAACCTTTGCCCGGCAAAGATCCGCCCGAGCAGCTCGAACGTCCGCTTATTTACGGCTCGCGGATCCGCGTTGCGCTTACGCTGATACGCGACGACGGTTACTTGAATCCGGGCATTACGCCGCGTCGTGAGATATTGGATTCGCAGGGAATTGACGCCGTCGGCTCCGTAAAAAGCGCTCTGCTGATAGAGCATCTGGCTGACGAGAGCGTGTTTCTGCCGTTGGCATGGGGCTATGCCGCGAGGACGGCGATGATCGACGAATACCGCCGCAGCCTGAGCCCGGAGGCAGCGGGGATCATGTCCGCGATGACGCTCGGCGACAAGTATCTGCTCGACAAACGCACCGCCGACGTTTTTCGCGAGGGCGGGACGTTCCACATTCTCGTCATTTCCGGGCTTCATATCACTTTCATCGGCGGGCTGTTGATGTTGATAGTACGTCGATTGTCGCGAAACCGCTGGTTTCATTTCTTCGCTGTTTCTTCGGGACTTTGTATCTATGCGGTTGCGGTCGGCTCTGATCCGCCGGTCGTGCGAGCGGCGTTGATGTTCACCGTGATCTTGTTCGGCTATGCGATCTATCGAACAGGTTCGATGCTGAACACGCTTGGTTTTTGTGCTCTGCTGATCGCGGCGTGGAGGCCTTCGGATATTTTCAACGCCTCGTTTCAATTGACGTTCGTCAGCATCGCGGCGATCGCAGGCATCGGTTGGCCGCTCGTGAAAATGTGCCGCGAGATCGGCGAGTGGATGCCGACAATGAATCGGCCCTTTCCGCCAAATGTTCCGCGGCGGATCGTGCGTTTCTGCGAGGCTTTGTATTGGAATCCGGCAGCTTGGCAGATCTCGCAGTCGAAACAGACCTGGAAGGCGAAGATATTAAAGCCTGAGAAAGCAGGTCTTTTCGGGAGCGAGTTGCTGCAGAAGTTCGCTCGATACGCCTTCGAGGCGGCGGTGATATCAGCAACGGTTCAGGCGGCGATGCTGCCGCTGATGATAGTTTATTTCAACCGTGTGTCGGTCGCCGGTGTGTTGTTGAATCTATGGGTCGCTCCGCTCGCTGCGGCGGCAGGCGTTACTGCATTTGTTGGTGCGGCGATAGCTCAGTTCAGCGACCTGCTCGCGATGCCGTTCTGTCTGCTTACAGAACTTGCGTCGGCCGTGATGCTGTCACTGCCGCGATTTGTGACGGAGAATTCGTGGGCGAGCTTTCGGCTGCCGGCGTTCAGCGGAAAAAGCACGATCATTTATGCGGCATATTTTGCCGCGTTCGTCGCGATCGCTTGGCTGATCAGCAAGCTCAGGCCTTTCGACATCAAGAAGGCACCGACCGGAAAATATCTGCTCGCAGCCTCAGCGGCGGCGGCATTTTTCGGCGTTGTTTCGATCATCGGGCCGTTTCCGACGCACGACGGGACGCTGCGTGTGGATTTTATAGACGTCGGGCAGGGCGACGCGACGCTTGTTACTTTCCCTGACGGCAGCACGCTGCTCGTCGATGGCGGCGGTCAGTTGGACATTCGTTCGATGCGGCGGCAGGAAGATGAGGCGGCGGAGTTCGTGCCGGATCGTATGGGCATCGGCGAGGCCGTCGTCTCGAACGTCCTGCGGCATCGCGGTCTGCGGAGGATCGATGCGGTCGCGGCGACGCATGCCGATGCGGATCATACGCAGGGACTGGGCGACGTTCTGAAGAACTTTGCCGTCGGTGCGTTGTGGATCGGGCCCGGCGTCGAATATGAACCTGAAATAGCCGCTCTGACAGAACTCGCCGCAAAACGCGGTGTTCCCGCCGTCATTATGCATCGCGGCATGCGTTTCGCCGCCGCAGGTGCCGCCGTCGAAGTGCTCCACCCCGCCGTGGACGCCGCCGCCCGCAATAACGACAATTCGCTCGTCCTGCGTCTGACGTTCGGCGGCCGCGGCATTCTGCTGACCGGTGATATCGAACGCGGCGGCGAATCCGCGTTGACCGCGAACGGCCTGAGCAACGTCGATGTCGTAAAGGTGCCGCACCACGGCAGCCGCACGTCTTCGACAAGTGAGTTCATAGACGCGGTGAACGCCCGCTACGCCGTCGTCTCGGCAGGGCGGCGTTCGCAGTTTGGCCATCCGCACCCGGACGTCGTCGAACGCTGGCGAACCGCCGGCGCCCAAGTTCTATCGACACAGGGTCGCGGCATGATCACTTTCCGCACCGACGGCAGGGAAGTGTGGGTGGAGAGTTTAAGATAG
- the purH gene encoding bifunctional phosphoribosylaminoimidazolecarboxamide formyltransferase/IMP cyclohydrolase, producing MSELRKIKRALLSVSDKEGLAEFAAALNEFGVEMISTGGTAKALRDKGFSVTDVSEVTGFPEMMDGRVKTLHPKMHGAFLALRDNTEHVAAMNEHGIEPIDLVVVNLYPFEQTIARDGVPLEEAVENIDIGGPSMIRSASKNWRDVAVVTDSRLYAEIIDEMRANDGSLSLETRSRLAALAYTRTAAYDLAISSYLASQLPNDDIARLEPLNPLGHLSFFEIADETDSDDDNEFSEYVNIELAKAADLRYGENPHQRAAIYRTAGGGIADAEQLHGKEMSFNNYVDADAAWALVNDLDETAVAIIKHTNPSGVGTGDTNLDAYKRALATDPVSAFGGIVAFNRKVDAAAASAVIEVFSEVIVAPGFDDDAIEIFKAKKNLRVLRVSSPNEREGSTEPEYKQISGGFLVQDADTHRLIAADLNIVTERRPTEDEIRSMLFAWTVCKHVKSNAIVFARDGQTLGVGAGQMNRVDSVRIAAMRAERFELELKGSALASDAFFPFRDNVDEAAKFGITAIIQPGGSVKDDESIAAANEHGIAMAFTGIRHFKH from the coding sequence ATGAGCGAATTAAGAAAGATCAAGCGTGCTCTTTTGAGCGTTTCGGATAAGGAAGGCCTCGCGGAATTCGCGGCCGCATTGAACGAATTTGGAGTCGAGATGATCTCGACCGGCGGCACGGCAAAGGCTCTTCGCGATAAGGGTTTTTCCGTAACTGACGTTTCTGAAGTAACGGGCTTTCCTGAAATGATGGACGGCCGCGTCAAGACGCTGCACCCGAAAATGCACGGAGCTTTTTTGGCTCTACGCGACAACACAGAGCACGTCGCCGCGATGAATGAACACGGCATCGAGCCGATCGATCTCGTGGTCGTCAATCTTTACCCGTTCGAACAGACCATCGCGAGAGACGGCGTCCCGCTGGAGGAAGCGGTCGAGAATATCGACATCGGCGGCCCGTCGATGATCCGCTCCGCGTCCAAGAATTGGCGCGACGTTGCGGTCGTTACCGACAGCCGTCTTTATGCTGAGATCATCGACGAAATGCGGGCGAATGACGGATCGCTCTCGCTGGAAACGCGTTCACGGCTTGCGGCACTCGCATATACGCGCACGGCGGCGTACGACCTGGCGATCTCGTCATATCTTGCATCGCAGCTCCCGAACGACGACATCGCACGTCTCGAACCGCTCAATCCGCTTGGGCATCTTTCTTTTTTTGAGATCGCCGACGAAACAGACAGTGACGATGACAATGAATTTTCTGAATATGTGAACATCGAGCTCGCCAAGGCCGCTGACCTCCGATACGGCGAGAATCCGCACCAACGCGCCGCAATTTACAGAACTGCAGGCGGCGGAATTGCCGACGCCGAACAGCTCCACGGCAAGGAGATGTCGTTCAACAACTATGTTGACGCCGACGCCGCTTGGGCATTGGTCAACGATCTCGACGAAACCGCGGTCGCGATCATCAAACATACAAATCCGTCGGGCGTCGGCACGGGCGATACGAATCTCGACGCCTACAAACGTGCCCTCGCGACCGATCCGGTTTCTGCATTCGGCGGCATCGTGGCATTCAACAGAAAAGTTGACGCCGCAGCGGCAAGCGCGGTCATCGAGGTATTTTCCGAGGTGATCGTCGCTCCCGGTTTCGACGACGACGCGATCGAAATATTCAAAGCCAAAAAGAATCTCCGTGTTCTTCGTGTCAGCAGCCCGAACGAACGTGAGGGCTCGACGGAACCCGAATACAAGCAGATATCCGGCGGCTTCCTGGTCCAGGACGCTGACACGCATCGCTTGATCGCCGCCGACCTTAACATCGTCACAGAACGCCGTCCGACCGAAGACGAGATTCGTTCTATGCTTTTCGCGTGGACGGTCTGCAAGCACGTCAAATCGAACGCCATCGTTTTCGCACGAGACGGCCAGACGCTCGGTGTCGGTGCCGGCCAGATGAACCGCGTCGATTCCGTGCGTATTGCGGCGATGCGGGCTGAGCGTTTTGAACTCGAACTGAAAGGCTCTGCACTCGCGTCCGACGCGTTCTTTCCGTTTCGCGACAATGTTGACGAAGCGGCAAAATTCGGCATTACGGCGATCATTCAGCCCGGCGGTTCGGTGAAGGACGACGAATCGATCGCCGCGGCGAATGAGCACGGCATCGCGATGGCGTTCACCGGCATTCGGCATTTCAAGCACTAA
- a CDS encoding helix-hairpin-helix domain-containing protein: MPQLAIILAVILFTASCTTRVEYTGVSPAEAVIDVNTAAAADLERLPGIGPKTAAAIISHRTEYGAFRRREHLLLVPGISERRYRATLAPAAR, encoded by the coding sequence ATGCCGCAACTGGCGATAATTCTGGCAGTCATACTGTTTACGGCCTCCTGCACGACGCGTGTCGAATACACCGGCGTGTCTCCGGCCGAGGCCGTGATCGACGTAAACACCGCCGCCGCGGCCGATCTCGAACGCCTACCCGGCATCGGCCCCAAGACCGCCGCGGCGATCATTTCGCATCGCACGGAATACGGTGCTTTCCGCCGCCGCGAACACCTGCTGCTGGTTCCCGGCATCAGCGAACGGCGCTATCGTGCGACGCTCGCCCCGGCCGCCCGTTAA
- a CDS encoding DNA translocase FtsK 4TM domain-containing protein has protein sequence MKTCPTCKAVYRDDDINYCLADGTTLIAKKGKAAEHSRWNDVAAIVLAALAVLVFLSLITNDPNDRAVFSTGNGTGVTKNWIGPLGANIASILINLFGWTSFLFPMLIALAALRVHQADTLVPKPLRIAGFVFFVVALSGLIALFGGYGAIVGEASAGWTAYFIGRIGAIILLAAVFISSVVLLTNFTVAGFMGHFELAWSNLRLRFSEWRARRRSSHMGETEAAVQRAERRRKKRQDPDDAVPPTIIGDEPPPSLPTVIAAEDAQPVPTLVDEPPIAMRQPELVFEEPAEAAEEDEEAVADTPPAEGQDFANYRLPTPDMLTPPSARIEAKREALIELSQEIERKSGELNVAGKVVNILPGPVVTTYEFKPDPGVKYNRVTGLVDDLCLALKAPSIRIDRIPGKAYVGIEVPNVNREIIHLREVIESEKFRSSDGLLTLALGKTIDGMNYVADLTKMPHLLIAGATGAGKSVGVNTLVMSILYKARPDEVKFIMVDPKRLELGLYADIPHLSVPIITDPKRAANALRWAVTEMERRYKDLAGYSVRNIAGYNVEAKRRNELEQWDDNGEPHKLLPYIVIIIDELADLMMVAGKEVEESITRLAQMARAVGIHLVLATQRPSVDVITGLIKANFPSRISFRVSSKVDSRTIIDANGAESLLGQGDMLFLPPGQSNVVRVHGAFADEEEIKKVVEFIKAQGRPEYDQTITKPPDEEEADGDLPGRRDPLFMDALKCVVQAKRGSTSLLQRHLRIGYGRAAAILDAMVREGYIGEMDGSTRARPVLPKAYEDLQDIAEGALGDEE, from the coding sequence GTGAAAACATGCCCGACATGCAAGGCCGTATACCGAGATGACGATATCAATTATTGTCTGGCGGACGGGACGACGCTGATCGCCAAAAAAGGCAAGGCGGCCGAGCATTCGCGTTGGAACGATGTGGCGGCGATCGTGTTGGCGGCATTGGCGGTGCTTGTTTTTCTTTCACTCATCACGAACGACCCGAACGACCGTGCGGTGTTCTCGACAGGCAACGGAACGGGCGTAACGAAAAACTGGATCGGGCCGCTTGGTGCTAATATCGCGTCCATCCTCATCAATCTTTTCGGCTGGACGTCGTTCCTTTTTCCGATGCTTATCGCTCTGGCGGCATTGCGCGTTCATCAGGCGGATACGCTGGTGCCAAAGCCGCTGCGGATCGCGGGTTTCGTGTTTTTCGTCGTCGCTCTGTCGGGGCTGATTGCGCTTTTCGGCGGTTACGGGGCGATCGTCGGCGAGGCCTCGGCGGGCTGGACGGCGTATTTTATCGGCCGCATCGGGGCGATAATTTTGCTGGCCGCGGTGTTTATTAGTTCCGTCGTTCTGCTGACGAATTTCACCGTCGCGGGTTTCATGGGGCATTTTGAACTCGCGTGGAGCAATCTGCGTCTGCGGTTTTCGGAATGGCGTGCACGGCGGCGTTCATCGCATATGGGCGAGACGGAGGCCGCGGTGCAGCGTGCCGAACGGCGGCGTAAAAAGCGCCAAGACCCCGACGACGCCGTTCCGCCGACCATAATCGGCGACGAGCCGCCGCCTTCGCTGCCGACCGTCATTGCTGCCGAAGACGCACAGCCCGTACCGACACTGGTCGATGAACCGCCGATAGCGATGCGTCAGCCGGAACTGGTATTCGAAGAGCCCGCGGAAGCTGCCGAAGAAGACGAAGAAGCCGTTGCCGACACGCCGCCTGCGGAAGGCCAGGATTTTGCGAATTACCGCCTGCCGACGCCCGATATGCTCACGCCGCCTTCGGCACGCATCGAGGCGAAACGCGAGGCGCTGATCGAGCTAAGTCAGGAGATCGAGCGCAAATCCGGCGAGCTGAACGTCGCGGGCAAGGTCGTGAACATTCTGCCCGGGCCGGTGGTGACGACATACGAATTCAAGCCCGATCCCGGCGTGAAATACAACCGCGTCACGGGCCTCGTGGACGATCTTTGCCTTGCGCTGAAAGCCCCGTCGATCCGCATCGACCGCATTCCGGGCAAGGCCTACGTCGGCATCGAGGTGCCGAACGTCAACCGCGAGATCATTCACCTTCGCGAGGTCATCGAATCCGAAAAATTCCGCTCGTCCGACGGCCTGCTGACGCTCGCTTTGGGCAAGACCATCGACGGCATGAATTACGTGGCCGACCTGACGAAGATGCCGCATCTGCTGATCGCGGGTGCCACCGGTGCGGGCAAATCCGTCGGCGTGAACACGCTGGTGATGTCGATACTCTACAAGGCGCGTCCCGACGAGGTGAAGTTCATCATGGTCGATCCGAAGCGGCTCGAGCTCGGCCTCTACGCGGACATCCCGCATCTGTCCGTGCCGATCATCACCGACCCCAAACGCGCCGCCAACGCGCTCCGCTGGGCGGTCACCGAGATGGAGCGGCGTTACAAGGATCTCGCGGGTTACAGCGTCCGAAATATCGCCGGCTACAACGTCGAGGCGAAACGCCGCAACGAGCTCGAACAGTGGGACGACAACGGCGAGCCGCACAAACTGCTGCCCTACATCGTCATCATCATCGACGAGCTCGCCGATCTGATGATGGTCGCGGGCAAAGAGGTCGAAGAATCCATTACGCGGCTGGCGCAGATGGCGCGTGCGGTCGGGATACACCTCGTATTAGCGACGCAGCGGCCGTCCGTTGACGTAATCACCGGCCTGATCAAGGCGAATTTCCCATCGCGCATCTCGTTCCGCGTGTCGTCAAAGGTGGACAGCCGCACCATCATCGACGCCAACGGTGCCGAGAGCCTGCTCGGCCAGGGCGACATGCTGTTCCTGCCGCCGGGCCAGTCGAATGTCGTCCGCGTGCATGGCGCATTTGCCGACGAAGAAGAGATCAAAAAGGTCGTCGAATTCATCAAGGCACAGGGCCGTCCCGAATATGACCAGACCATCACGAAACCGCCCGATGAAGAAGAGGCCGACGGCGATCTGCCCGGTCGCCGCGACCCGCTGTTCATGGACGCGCTCAAGTGCGTCGTCCAGGCAAAACGCGGTTCGACCAGCCTGCTGCAGCGGCATCTGCGTATCGGCTACGGACGAGCGGCCGCCATTCTCGACGCGATGGTCCGCGAAGGCTACATCGGCGAGATGGACGGCTCCACGCGTGCCCGCCCCGTCCTGCCCAAAGCCTACGAAGACCTGCAGGACATCGCCGAAGGCGCCCTCGGCGACGAGGAATAG
- the lnt gene encoding apolipoprotein N-acyltransferase: MKFLPSWKNALLSLLAAGLLTLAFPDFEWWWMAWFALVPLMWAVEREGSVGRSFLLGWLFGTAFFFGTCWWLTYAPIHYAAMPWPVAYLLILIACIGAGVFPGIFAGILSHLLRRFGYWAFLAAPFVWVLTEFLRYWLTGNNWNAVGYSQFETRAGLGAAIGGVLYVTGIVAMANSYLIFLLRYQMLVKIEREFRLATALVLLAIAGSMSLPVLHYEQTRPPKDGPVSRIIALQPNVPMSGLNFDKWQQLRQRQFDVAESEINKLTTDHRLPTTVILPESPMNFMYNDDREFQQYVRDFTTRNNVSLLFNSAEPDPTNGKYFNSAVMIGADGKMAAQYDKIYLLPFGEAVPVPFESVMPAFVGNFSYGREYDLLPFGDAAGGIMICFESHFGQLSREYVSRGADVLIEMTNDGYLGPTPILRQHLANAVFRAVETNRPVLRVTNVGITAYITERGEVLDPAPVYQEDTRVWTVSRSDGSQTFYVRYGDWFAWLCTIVTLGLLIFGIATGRKSPLATGG; this comes from the coding sequence GTGAAGTTCTTGCCGTCCTGGAAGAATGCATTGCTCTCGCTGCTTGCTGCGGGATTGCTGACGCTTGCGTTCCCTGATTTCGAATGGTGGTGGATGGCGTGGTTCGCACTCGTGCCTCTTATGTGGGCGGTCGAGCGCGAAGGCAGTGTCGGGCGTTCGTTTTTGCTCGGCTGGCTGTTCGGCACCGCGTTCTTTTTCGGCACGTGCTGGTGGCTCACCTACGCACCGATACACTACGCCGCGATGCCGTGGCCCGTTGCGTACTTACTTATATTGATCGCCTGCATCGGTGCAGGTGTTTTTCCGGGTATATTTGCGGGAATATTGTCGCACCTGCTTCGACGTTTCGGGTACTGGGCATTTCTCGCCGCACCGTTCGTTTGGGTATTAACGGAATTTCTACGGTACTGGCTGACGGGGAATAATTGGAATGCTGTTGGGTATTCGCAATTCGAAACTAGGGCCGGCTTGGGGGCGGCTATCGGAGGAGTTCTTTACGTTACCGGCATTGTGGCGATGGCCAATTCATACCTGATCTTCCTTCTTAGATATCAGATGTTGGTCAAGATCGAAAGGGAGTTTCGTTTGGCAACAGCGTTAGTGTTGCTCGCAATAGCCGGATCAATGTCTCTGCCCGTTTTGCATTATGAGCAAACGAGACCTCCGAAGGACGGCCCAGTGTCGAGGATCATAGCTCTCCAACCAAACGTCCCGATGTCGGGGCTCAATTTCGACAAATGGCAGCAGCTTAGGCAGCGGCAGTTTGACGTCGCAGAGTCCGAGATCAACAAACTGACCACTGACCACCGACTACCAACCACCGTCATTCTCCCCGAATCGCCGATGAACTTTATGTACAACGACGATCGGGAGTTTCAGCAGTACGTGCGGGATTTTACGACGCGGAATAATGTCAGCCTGCTGTTCAATTCTGCCGAGCCCGACCCGACAAACGGCAAATATTTCAATTCCGCAGTAATGATCGGGGCTGACGGCAAGATGGCCGCTCAGTACGACAAGATCTATCTGCTGCCTTTCGGCGAGGCTGTGCCGGTGCCTTTTGAGAGCGTCATGCCTGCCTTTGTCGGGAATTTTTCATACGGCCGCGAATACGACCTGCTGCCTTTCGGCGATGCGGCCGGCGGCATAATGATCTGCTTTGAATCGCACTTCGGCCAGCTCTCCCGCGAATACGTCAGCCGCGGTGCCGACGTGCTGATCGAGATGACGAACGACGGCTATCTCGGCCCGACGCCCATCTTGCGGCAACATCTCGCAAACGCAGTTTTCCGCGCCGTCGAGACCAATCGCCCCGTCCTCCGCGTCACAAACGTCGGCATAACCGCCTACATAACCGAACGCGGCGAAGTACTAGACCCCGCTCCGGTGTATCAAGAAGACACACGCGTCTGGACCGTGTCGAGATCCGATGGCTCGCAGACCTTTTATGTGAGGTATGGGGATTGGTTCGCGTGGTTGTGTACGATCGTTACGTTGGGGTTGTTGATATTCGGCATCGCAACCGGTCGAAAGTCGCCGTTGGCGACGGGAGGTTGA